Genomic segment of Citrus sinensis cultivar Valencia sweet orange chromosome 7, DVS_A1.0, whole genome shotgun sequence:
aaaacttcttctttatatatacacacgcAAAGGAAGTGgaaggaaattaattaatgtgttaatttatcttttttataatggctgaaaatatatttacgtTTGATGATGAAGGCGATTTTAGCTACAGTGACTCTTGTAGCTACACGTCATCTCCTCTTTGTGTTCCACAGGACCCAATTGATGAAATAGAATTATATCCTAATTTCCTCAACGATTCAATCTCAATAAGTAATCTAGACGTTTCTAATTTCTCATCGGAATTCGAAACGCCAATGATGAAGAAAcaggcggcggcggcggcacAGGGGTGCAATGGTTTCTTGGGTAACAAGAAACCGAGGGGTAAAAGAGAAGGGAGGCGGGGGATGTGGTCGATGAGTATGAATGAGGAGCTTTGGCAGCGAAAGTGCAGTCATTGCGAAACGAGGCACACTCCGCAGTGGAGAGTCGGGCCATTGGGGCCGAAGACGCTTTGCAATGCTTGCGGGGTACGGTACAAGTCGGGGCGGCTTTTGCCTGAGTATAGGCCAGCGGCTAGTCCCACATTT
This window contains:
- the LOC107176414 gene encoding GATA transcription factor 7-like, which produces MAENIFTFDDEGDFSYSDSCSYTSSPLCVPQDPIDEIELYPNFLNDSISISNLDVSNFSSEFETPMMKKQAAAAAQGCNGFLGNKKPRGKREGRRGMWSMSMNEELWQRKCSHCETRHTPQWRVGPLGPKTLCNACGVRYKSGRLLPEYRPAASPTFDVHIHSNFHRKILKKKKGI